TTGATGTGGAAACCCGTACCCTCAATAAAAGAGCCTTTCATCTGATGCTAAATGATCAGTATGATGCAAAAAAAAATATCCTCCTAGTTTCGGTAGTCATAGATGATCTTTTGCAAATTCAATCTACTATTGGCCACAGTAATGTCAATCAACTGCTGGAAGTCATTGCAAATAAAATGCAAACCATTTTTTCAACCTATGTCTTTCATTCCCGCAGCAATGTCTTAAGTGTTATTTTGCATCAACCACAAAATTTAGTAGAAATCAGATTGCTTGAAATGGAAGCCTATCTTGACCAGATGTTCAATGTCGGTCAATTCAGTGTATTGCCACGCTTTCATATCGACATAATCAATACAGAAGTTGTTAAGGAATCCTGTGATGAAGTTTATGAATTGATGAACTATATGACCGCCCACCATCAGGCAATTCGCGGCAAAAAAGTTTATTTGCTGGACGATGAAATTATTGCCCAAAAACAACGTTATACTACAATCGACAAACTATTACATCATGCCATTGAACACGATGGCTTTACCGTTGTCTATCAGCCCATATTCGATGTCCATAAAAAAGGTTTTCGTTCAGCTGAAGCACTGGTTCGGCTCACTGATAACCAAACTATTGGATTTATTTCTCCGGAAGAATTTATCGTTATTGCTGAACGTAAGGGGCTGATTATGGATCTGGGACGGATTGTCTTTGAAAAAGTTTGTACTTTTGCGTCGAAAAACAAGCTCTATGAGGGAGAATTTGACTATATTGAAGTCAATTTATCAGGAATTCAATGTGTTCACCCTGACCTGCCTCGACAACTTGAGTCAATTATGAAAGAACACCATATTCCGCCAGCCTTTTTAAATCTTGAAATAACTGAAACGGCTTCAGTAGAGTCCGGTGAAATGCTAGATCGAAATATGGTTGACCTGAGAAATCTGGGATGCAGTTTTTCTATGGACGATTTCGGAACCGGCTATTCCAACCTTTCTAAAATGAGTGAAGTGGTGTATGATCTGGTTAAAATCGATAAAAGCCTGATCTGGCCGTGCTTTACTAATGATAATAACCAAAAGTCATTGGCTATTCTTAAAAATATGATTAATATGCTCTTGGAACTCAATGTCAAAATTGTAGCCGAGGGTATTGAAACAAAAGAAATGTGTGATTTTCTGGAAGAACAGAATATTACTTACCTGCAAGGTTACTATTTCTCAAAGCCCATTTCCGAGGATGCTTTTCTTGAATTCTTAAAAAACCATCCACTTCAAGAAGAAACTGCATCTTAATTCTGTACTAGCTTTAATTAAACCCTGCAGTTAAACCCTGCAGTCGGTTCGCTGACCTGCGCTCTTTACTGGCTGGCTAACAGATTTTTCTAATACCCATAGTCAACTAGACTCTTAGAACCTACTACAGCGAAAAAACGAACCTTGCGGCACTCGGTTCCGCTGACGCTTCACCTCGTCGCGTCAGTCGCCTTATGGCTCCTTCCTTCTGAAAATATAAAAAGAACTTAAAACAAACGAGTTTGCTTTAAGTTCTTTTTATATTTTCAGAGCCGCATGGCTCGTTGTTTCGCGCAAAAAAGACTTTAGCCGGTTCTGCATTTTTTTATTGCTGAACCGGCTTAGTCCAAAATCTCTTCAGTTGTCATCCGTTTGGATTCCTCCTATTGATTTTTTATCAAAGATTGTTTTCTTTTTCAGTTAATTGTTAACCTTTTTATTTAAGATTTTCTGGTTTTCATTTTGCTTCAAAGTTTAATGATTTTTAATCTCTTTTCTTTTGGAGAAGTGAGCGAATTTTATTGAGTTTAACTTCCTTTAATAATGCTCGGAAGTTTTTCGATAATTTTCTTGCAATCTTAAACTTTTTCGTGAAGCTTTTTTACTTGCCTTCTTTTCTTAATTCTTTGAATTCTTTCGGATTCTTTACCAAATACAATTTGAGTGACTGTTTCAGCTTTTAACTGATCTGCTGTTTCAATAATTATTTGGTGGTTATTTTTCTGAAAAATTTGTTTATCTTTGATGTAAGATAATTATAGCACTTCCTTGAAAAAAGTAAATAGATTTCTTGTAAACGTTTGTATTTATTTTATATGATTGTCGTAATATAATTGTAAACGTTTTTAGTTTTGTGTTATTCTCAACGATAACGATCTATTTTATGCCTTGCTAGAAAATAATCTCAAAACAATTCATCATATTGCTTGTATAAGCCTGACAACGTCCTCCATGAAGTTGTACTATGCTTCTTACAATTGCCAATCCCAGGCCGTTTCCTTTGTTCTCGGTATTCACTTGATAAAAACTGTTCCAGACCTTATCAAACGCTGAATCCGGCAATAATTTTCCGGAATTTGCAACTAGCAGTTTCATTTTATCATCAAATTTACTTATCTCGATTTGAATGATTCCACCATCATCTACATATTTAAAAGCATTGTTTAAAAGGTTGATAATGACCTGGTGGAGCCGTATTCTGTCAGCAAACACTTCAATATTAATTAAAGGTTCAAAATCAACCTTAATTTTTTTATTCTCTGTTATATAGCTGAAACGTTCAATACTTTCCTGTATCAGATCGTTTATTATAAAGTTACTTTTTTCTATCGTGAACGTACCGGATTCATACCCCGAAAGATCAAGTAAATCTTTAACCAAAGTATTCATACGATTTGCTTCAGAAAAGATAATGTTGTAATAGTCCTTTCGCTGCTCATCCGTTTTGGGGATTTCCTTATTCAATCCGTCCGTGTAGGCAATAATCATAGCCAATGGATTTTTTAGTTCATGAGAGACATCCGATACAAACTGGCGCCGCATCGTTTCCAGCCTTTGTTCTTTTGAAAGTTCCTGTGCCAGTTTCTCATTTGCCATATTAAGCGAAGCTATGGAAGATGACAAATGTTCAGCCATCCTGTTTATACTACCCATCAACGCATTGATTTCATCGCTGCCTTTCACATCCAGCTTTTCAGAAAAATCCTGTCCAGCCATTTTTCTTGTTACTGATTCCATTTTAATGATCGGCCGCGTTAAACGCCGGGTAATGAAATATGTAACTACGATACCAGTTAAAAAGATTACCACCGCAGTAATACTGACGAATCTAAAAAATATTTTGACAGCCTCGTCAGCTAGGCCTGTACGCTTGGTAAGTATTATCAATTCATCCTTAGGAAGTCTTTCAGCAAATACCATCAAACTGCCATGTCCATCAGAAGTAACATTAAAATAGCTTTCTTCTTCTCCTGCCATTACTATATGCTCGATATCGTTTAAATAATCTTCTCCCAGCCTATCCAATAGCGGATTCGTTTGTGGACCAATAGGATTAAGCTCACTGTCATAGATAAAAATTGATGCACCCGTTTTCTGTTTTAATTCCGCCAGTAGTTTCTGCTGTTCCTCTGTCATCAGCCTATCTCTAAAACCTTCCACATTAGTGGACATAGTCTTCTCATTCATTGATATATAGTATTCATAAAAGAACATCTTTGTAACTGCCAGAAGCAAACACAGGAGCAAAAGGAAAGTAACCGAAAAAATAAGCATTAGTCTGACTCGTATGCTATTCATTTTCATCCAACCTGTACCCTACTCCTCTGACTGTTTTTATTAATTTGCCCGCTTCACCCAATTTAGCTCTTAATGTTTTTATATGTGTGTCTATCGTCCGCGGATCCCCATCATAGTCGTATCCCCAGATTCTATCCAGTAACCTTAATCTGTCAAGACTGATTCCTCGGTTATCAAACAGGTAATTGAGAAGTTCATACTCTTTCATTGTCAGCTCGCAAATCTCTTTGCTAACCCAAACGGTTCTGGATGAGCGTTCGATCGTCACCGGGCCCAATTCGACTGGTAAGTCTTTATTTGAATTTTTTCTGAGAATAGATTTAATTCGAGCCATCAGGACATTGTAATTGAATGGTTTGGAAATATAGTCATCCGCCCCAAGGTTAAGGCCCTTGATTTCGTGATAATCGTCACTCAGTGCCGTTAAAAATACAATCGGCACTTCAATAAAATCTCTTAACGCTTCCAGAACTTCAAAACCATCCATCCCGGGCATTCTAATATCCAGGAGGATCAAATCCAGATCCCTGTTTTCAAGCGCCTCTTGAATCCCCGCTTCCCCGCTCTCTCCTTCAAGAACAGAAAATCCTTCATGCTCCAGAAAATCTCTAATAATTCTTCGGATATTCGGTTCGTCATCAATCACTAAAACCTTTGGCATAAAAATTACTCCCCATCCTGATGTAACTTGATCAGTATAAATGATTCTGACCTGAATTAATTATCATTATTATAACACATCAGTGTGATTAATTTGCATCTCTCACCAGACGTACATAGTTGTAAACCCGCCTGACATCTCCCTGAGGTCCGTTTCCATAAGATGCGCTCCCTATTTTAGGATCGGTTCTCTGGCATCCGGCTCCGTGAACATCCATGAATTCAGCGTCATTACCCTGAATACTAAAATACCCCAGCGCTCTGCCAAAACACAGGATTGCCGCATCTTTTCCCGGGTTAAAACTGGTACTGGTCCAAAAGAAGGGATAGTCCACTTGTGAGGCTTCATTAAATATCTGGCTGCATTCAAACACCGGATCGATGGCGGCGCTGTTTGTAGTGTCAGGACTCCTGGCGTAATCCAGGATACTCTGAAGTTCTTTGGCGTTTGGGAGACGCCAGTCGTCATATCCGGCATATTCGGCATTCTCAGCAAATTCCAGCGCTTCCTGCCAGTTAAGGCTGCCATTATCGTTTGTGAAAGCACTCATGTCAAATCCATCATCACCGCTATCAACCTGCGACCACATCAATTCCGTAGCTTCATCGGTTACGGTTCCGTCACCGTTATCAACAAAGAGATTGATGCCGTAATCAGTATCGCCCCGTACCAGCCTGATATAGTACTGACCTGATGAACCCCTATTGCCGGGCTCCTGCGGGTAGCCTTTGATTCTTCCGTCGGCGAAATTAACACCGAAAAATGTTGCCGTTCCATTCATGGTGGTGCTGACATATTCTGTTGCAGAAATATATTGTGCATCAATGTAGCGTTTCACTCCATCATCGGGATATTCAAATTCGAAGTAGCCCGTGTCGATAAAAGGCACGGCATCCTCTGGTGTTGTTTTAGCTGATTGTTCACCTGTGCCCTGGTTGCCGGAAAAATCGATAAGGGAATAGAGCTCTTTGATAGTCGGTATTCGCCAATCGTCATATCCACCTGTCGTGCAGGCATTGGCATAACTTTGGACTTCATCAAAATTACACAAGGAGAATCCCTGCTCCCACATCAGGCCGGTGACATTGTCGGTAATTGTTCCGTCGCCATTATCTGTGTAACTGGCCTGAAAGCCAGAATAATTGGCATCCTGTCCATAAAACAGATCACCTGTTTCCTGCGTTATGGTCTTGGCTGAATTATTATAGAATTCGGTTTGCCCTGTATCAACAATTGGATAGCTTGAAGCCGTATTGACATCATCCGTATTCTCCTCATCTGGCAGATTCTCTTCATTTTCCTCTGGTCCTACACCGAGCAGCTCAGCCAATGCCCTAGCCTGCTTTTTTGTAATTACCCCTTCTTCAACAGCCATTCGGATCGGCTCCTTTCCAGGCTGTTCTTTTATATAGGAAAGAAATTTCAGCATTTGCGCTTCTGTCATCTTTCCTTGCTCGACTAACTGATCAATCGCACTTTTTAGTGTTTCAACCTGCTGAGACTTAACTGGTAAGTCAAGCTTTGGTGCTGCCTGCTTAATTTGAGTCTGCGTTCCCCCTTCTACAACAGTTATGCCCAAAATATCATTGAACGTCAACAGTGATAAGAGCAGAATAAAAGCCATCATCAATACTGAAATTCTTGATCCATTTCTTTTCATTAACCTCAACCTCCCTGAAGATTTCTATAATGATATACTAACTTATTTGTGTGAAATACTTGTGAAGCTTTTATCATTTAGGTAATGAGCGTTTCATTTGTAAGCAGTCATTCCCGCTTAGATCTAAAAGCCGCTAACGCAAAAAAAGCCGCTTTCGCGGCTCTGATATTTTAGAAAAGTGCTGGCTTATCCCAGAGTGGTAGCTTAGTTCCAATGTCATTAGCGATGGCGTAGTCATAAATTTCTTTACCCCAGGCCACATCTTCTACCGGCATTCCACCAACTGAATACAATATAATTTGCTCGTCACTTTCGCGGCCAGGAACTTTGCCGTTTAAGATGGCACCCAAGTCATGAATTTTTGATTTATCGAGACGACCTTCATGAGCCAGATCCATAAATTTGGATCCTAAAATATAGACGATATCATAGGTTGGATAGGGATATTCTTCTGCCCATGCTTCATACAGTTCAATATTGTCTACAACCAATTTTGCTTTTCCGCTTAAAAGAAAATCATCATCAAAATCTGCTGCACCTGGAAGGCAGAAAAGTGCACCAGGTTTAATCCATTCTGTCTCAACATGAGGATAAGCACTTACGCCAACCCCCATCGACGTTGATGTAGCAAAACTGATAATATCTGAGTCTCTAACGCATTCTTCAAGGGTATCACAGACAATAATTGTTGTGAACTGCGGACATTTTTCCTGAACAAATTCAATACATCGATCGATAGAAGCCTGACCGCGACCTTTGATTTTTAAGGTATCCAGACTTGGACGCAGGGCCGCAAATGTTTCAATAGCAGTCCGGTTGATGACACCTGGGCCAACAATCCCCAGCACCTTGGCATTTTCCACCGCCAGATTTTTGACACCTACACCGGGAACGCCAGCTGTCCGATATGAACTTAACAGATTTGCTGACATCAAAGCCAGAGGAGCCCCAGTGTCTTTATCATTGAGCATGGCCATTAAAATTGAACGGGGCAGTTCTTTATTTCGGTTATCTGTATTGGATCCATACCATTTCATTCCCGCTACATCGTATTTACCGCCAACATAGGCCGGCATTGCCATAAAGCGGCGATCAGGAGTGTTTCGAGGCATATTGGGAAATTCCGGTTCATCAGGGAAGGTAATCATGCATCCATGGGAGTTTCCATTATCTCCTCCCATTCGATAGTCACCATTGTCTAAAATCTTCAGCATTTCTTCCATGCAGTCCGTGCATCGCACCACATCATCTACTTTTGCCTTTAACATATCCGCTTCACTTAAGTAAATAAAATCAAGTTGTGTATTCATTTTTTTCTCCTTTTTATTCAGTTGCTGAATCAGCAGCAATTTTTTCAGTTTCATCAGAAATAAAATTTTTGTCCCGGACAGCATGATAGAGTTCATTCTCCATAGCCATGACATCCTTTATCGCAAAGGGTTTGAAGAGTTTCACCTTCATCACCAGTTTGATCCATACCACCGCATAAACCGCGAGTGCTGAGAAGATAATCGAAGTTGTCTTGTAAATCTCTACTCTGATTGAAGGATCAAAAGCTATATTGTAAATCATCCATAAGATTCCTGCAATTCCGATAATCGGCAAGACTGGACCCAACGGCACCTTAAATGTTCTTGGCACCTTAGGCATACGCTTTCTTAAAACCAGTACATCAACATGAGCAATAATATATGCTACCATCCAGAAAACACAACCGGTTAGAATTAGAAATGAGAGCTGTTCTGTGGTGGATAAGCCGGTTGCCACAATTAAAAGGATACTGCCGCCAACTGTCAGAATACCGACATAGGGAGCACCTTTTTTATTGGTTTTCATAAAGACCGCTGGCAGCAGCTTGATTTTTGCCATACCTACACAAATATATGCCAGGGAAGCAATAATTGTGTTAATACTGCTGGTTACTGCCAGAATCGATACTAGTGCCATCCACAAGGTTCCGACGTTGCCTATAAGCAGGGTTCCATATAAAACATGTGGTGTCGTGCTGGCTCCCAGCTCAGCCCAGTCAGTATAATTTTTGAAACCAAAAACGAGGAAGGTCTGCATAACCATTACGATAACCAGACTCAAAATCATCCCCAGGGGGACATTTTTACGGGGATTTTTTACCTGATTGGAAATCGGCACAATAAACTCACAACCAATGAAGAGGAAAAATGTCAAGCCGCAAAGGGCAGCAATATCCGAAAAATCGTAAGATAAAACAGCCGGCTGTTCGATCACCTGACCTGAACCAAGTTTTAAGGCCCCAATGACACCCATAATACCCAGAGAAATAATCAGCCCATAGGCTACCAGATTCTGAATTTTTGCAAACATATCAACGCCATTTAAATTGACAATCATTAAAATAACCAGCAGGCCAATACAATAGGCTGTTCCTGATATATTCAAATCCGGCAGTACTGTGCTCAAGGTATTTCCAAACATCGCAACCTCAGCGCTGCCAACAATCGTATTACAAACCAGATAACCTCCTACCATGGCGATAACAGTTACAAAAGGCCCCAGTCCGGCTAAAGTGTACTGTGCCAGACCACCGGTCAAATTAGGCATGATGGCATTAAGTTCTGAAATGGACAAAGCTGTTAAAATATTTAACACACAGGCAATGGCCATAGAAATAATAATTGTTTCGCCAATTGCCGCAGAGCCCTGTCCCAGCGATAAGAGACAGCTGGTTGCCACAATAAGTCCTACGCCAGTTGCAATAACGCTACCCAATCCAAGATTTTTTTCTTTCAATTTCTTCACCCTCCTTTTCTTCAATTCATTTTTTCATGTTTTAACACAAGTTTTACTTTTTATAAATCCCCTTCGATGAGCGCTTCTTCTCCCTCTTCACCTGTTCTTACCCGAACCGCATTAGTCACCGGTGAGATGAAAATTTTACCGTCGCCAATATGCCCAGTATAAAGCTCCTTTTTGACAAATTCCATGAAATGATCCACTTCTTTTGTCGGCAGAACTACCATTACCATCTGTTTGGGTAAAAGGCTGGGGCATGATTTTTTGTCAACTTCATATTCCTGAGTTCCCAGTTGGACGCCACATCCCATTACCTGCATAACCGTCATTCCAGTTATTCCAAACTGCCCGAAAGCTTCCTGCAGAGCCGTTACTTTTGCCATACTTGTAATAATTTCCACCTTTGATAATTCCATCATTTTTCTCCTTATATTTTATTTTTATCTTTATATTTTATTTTTATCTTTAAACGACGCAAAGCGCCGCCGGAACAAACCGGTCAGACGCCTTTGTCTTGTTAATCATCATTTTATTCTTCTCCACGGACATCCTTGTCCTTTTCAGCAGATCATATTTTTGCTTTAAACCGGTCATACCTGAAGTCATCCATTGCAACCGTAGTCTCGTCACCATTTATCATTTGCGCGATATTATAAGCCGCACCTGGCGCAATTCCAAATCCATGACCTGAGAATCCACATGCCACATAAAGGCCCGGAACTTCATCAATTTCTGAAATGACCGGAATCTTATCCGCACATTCATCAATATATCCTGCCCAGCTTCTGACAATCTTGGTGTTGGCCAGAGCCGGAAAATATCCCATAACGGCCCGACAAGTACAGGAAGCACCAATACTGGAAAGCATCCGGTTGTCATTATCCCGATTATAGGCTTCCAGCCCGGTCGATCCGCCAAAGACGAAAGAACCATGGGTTGACTGATGGCCATAGAAGTCTGCTTCAGCAGTACCTAACATCTGCTCGAACATATAGGGTTCGGCTTCCGTTACAAGACATTCCATTTTGATTGGATGCATGGGAATGTCTATTCCCACATCAGCCGTTATCTTGCGGCTTGCTGCACCAGCAGCAATCAGTACCTTATTTGCCTCATAAACATCTCCCTCGGTTATCACTTTCTGAAGCCGACCCTTCATCTTTGTCAAGCCGATAACCTGCTCACCGGTGATAAAACGGACCCCAAGCTCTCTGGCTTTCTTGTAATAGCCTAGGGTTGCTGTTAAGGGGTTTGCATGTCCATCGGTAGGGCACCAGGAGGCACCGACTACTTCATTTGATAAATGGGGATTAATTGACCTTACTTCTCCACCATCGATCATTTTAACATCCAGTCCACAAGCAACAGCTCGTTCGGTCAATCCCTGCAGTATTTTTAGATGCTGTTCAGTTTTTCCCAGTCGCAGGTTACCCTTCTGGGTATATTCAACCTCCACGCCCAGTTCTTCTGAAAGTCCTGGCCAAAGGTTTTTAATTCCCCACATGACCATCGGCAGTTCCCGGGGATCACGTCCTGACTGGCGTACACCTCCACCATTTCTCGAAGAACCACCGTTACCAATATGGTCAGCAGCTTCAAGAACGATGACGGAAACTCCTTTTTTAGCCAGATAATAAGCTGTTCCACAACCAATAATCCCAGCTCCGACAATAATCACATCAGCTGTATTCTTCATCAACGACTCCGTCCTTTCTCATTGCCTAAAACATTCATTTCTGTGGGTCTGATAGGAGCTCGACTGGTACCCGGTGCCACCATACCCGGTGATATCTGAAGTTCTTCGGCAACAATTCTTTTAACCAGTTTCTGACAGGTCTGTCCCTGGCACAAGCCCATTCCGGCTCGCAAATATCTTTTGATTTCAGTAAGTGTATACATTCCGTCATGAACAGCTCTTCTGATTTCACCTTTGGTAATTTCCTCACAACGGCAAATCAGCATATCATCATCAGGCTCTGCGGTGAATGCTTTGAGCTCGACTGAGCGATCTTTTATTTTTTTCATATCCGACTCCTCTTCTTAAATAGCCTTGAAAAACCGGGCATTCATGGAATATTCAAGTGGTACTTTAATAGTCAACAGATTGGTATGGTCATAAGCCGCCAAACTTTTGATAGCAACGACCTCAGCTTCACAGCAGCTTTCTCCACTTCTTGTCAGCGCGATGCCCTTGTGACCTTTTTGGGGCAAAGGTAAGAACTCATAGGGAAGAGTTACTTCCGCAAAACCTTCTTCAGCATTTTCTGAAACCAGAAAGATCGCCTGTCCGGAACAGGCAGCCACACAAAGGCCACAGCCCGAACACTTGGATTCATCGTTAACAACCGGTAAAGCAGTGATGTTCTCCCCAATTTTAATACAGTTTCTAGAGCAGGCATCCTGACAGGGATTGCACGGGATATTCTGTGTACACTCCATCACCGGATGAATAGCCGCACCATTGCTCACACCAGGATAACGACCAATTTCTTCATCTGAAATATAACCGTTTTGCAGCAGTGAAGAAGAAACAAAATGTCCCTCATCCGTCTTTTCAATTATTTTGCCCCGGTTCTCCGGTGCAAACATCCCCTGTCTTAGCGATTCAAGATCTTTTTTCCGGCGTTTCAATTCAGTATCTTTCTCTTCTAAACCTATAAAACCAAGGCGACTGGCTACACATATACCAGCCATGCTCCCTTCGATCATCGCCGAACTTGCTTCTTCAATACCGGATACATCCCCTGCAGCAAAAACTCCTTTAATGGATGTTTCCCCGTCCTGATCAATCACTGGCACTTCTCCGCCTTTTGAAGGATCATCAATCATTTCACAACCAGCCATTTTTAACAGTTGGGACATTGGCGATAGTCCCACTGCAATACAGATGGTATCACAATCAAATTTCTTTTCGCTTCCAGCAATTGGTTTAAATGAGGCGTCCACTTGTGTGATGATTACCTCCTCAACCTGCTCTTCACCTTTTGCCTGTTTAATGACATGGGAAAGATAAAAGGGAACACCGCACCTGGCTAGCTTCGCAGCATGTACTCCGTAGCCGCCAATCTTAGGCGCCGCATCCACTATTGCTACAACTTGGCACCCTGCCTGCATCAACTGAAAACTGACAACCAGCCCAACATTTCCGCTGCCCAGCATTACAACCTTTTGTCCCGGTTTAATCCCGTGTAGGTTCATCATCGTCTGAGCCGCTCCGGCCCCGATAACACCGGGAAGGGTCCATCCTTTAAAAGTAGCCATGTTTTCAGAAGCACCGGTCGCCATCACGATGGCATCTCCCTTGAAATAATCAACTTCTTCGCCAAAACGGACAGCAATTTCCTTATCCTGATAAAGACCAATTACAGTTGCTCCCAACATGACCTCAACACCCAACTCATGTGCTTCAGCCAGGAGTTCACTACCTATCTGAATCCCTCTTATTTTAGCCCGATGCTCTTTTGAACCGAAAAATTTATGGATCTGTTTAAACAGTTGGCCACCCGGCTTTTCATTCTCATCAAAAACGATAACCGAAAGTCCGCGACGGGCTGCTTCAATCGCTGCTGACAGACCCGCCGGTCCGGCACCGACTACAATTAGATCTGCCCGTTTCATGATGCACTCTCCTCTTTCGCCACCACGCCGTCCTGTGTCGCTACTGTCATACCTGCTACCAGTGGTGTAATGCAGGTTCTTACGTTTGGTTTGCCATCTACCACCATGACACAATCGGTGCATCGACCGATAGCACAAAATATTCCCCGAGGTTCATGTTCTTTTTTTGTAAAACGGTGAACCATCACCCCAGCAGCTTTTAAGGCAACCGCAACTGGTTCACCAGCGTATCCCGATAAAGTCTGACCATCAAAGGTAAAATTAACTAATTCGCCTTTTTGTGTTTCTCCCAGTATTGGATGTTTTTCGATTCGTTCCATAGTAGTCCCTCCTATTGATCTATAATTGCCATCATTTCAATTTCACAAAGCTGTGATGGCCGATTTAGTTCGTTGATACCAAACGCCGTAAACAATGGTCGTATATCATAAAAGATTTCAGTGTATGCTCTTCCTACTTCTGCAGCATCCTTCATGTTAGTCAGATAGGCATCGATTTTCACCACATCAGCTGCCGTTGCACCAGCCTCCTTTAGGAGCTTAACCTGTTTTTCAAAAATGTATCTGGCCTGTTGGTAGGGACTATCCTCGCCATAGACACTGCCATCCAATTGCACTGCAGTCGTTCCACCAATCATAATTGTATTGCCTACTTTAACCATTCTTGAATATCCCACCACATCTTCCAGTGGTGCGCCTGATGAAAAATTGATTCTGCTCATAAACCTGCTCCTTTTATATTTCCATTACATTTAAATGACCTATAAAAAACAATTTTTGGATTTTCTCGTATTTACAAAACGTCACTTATCTTTGAAAAATTGTTCTGTATGCTTCTATTATTTATACTATGTCTAAAAAAGAAAACAAGGGCGCCTGAGAATAATCTCGGCGCCCTTGCCTTTTCTTAACTTGACACTATGATAAAGCAATTTCGTAAAATTGTAAAACAGAAAGATAGTTGTTGACATCAACCAAATGGTTGAATATAATAATTCAAAAAAGGATGCGAAAAATGATAAATCAAAGACATCTGGAATATTTTCTTAAAGTCTATCAATATAAAAGTATCAGTAAAGCTGCTGAAGCCCTTCATATTTCCCCTCAGGGTATCAGTAAAACCATTCTGTCTCTGGAGGAAGAAGTGGGTGAAGTCCTATTTGATCGCAAAGGCAAATCATTGACTCCCACTCCAGCCGCAACAGTGTTAAAACACCATGCCCAAAAGATCCTGGACGAATATGAGCTAATTCAATCCCGCCAATTTTTGTCCCCCAGTCGAAAAATCCCCTTGAAAATTTTGACTTCATGTG
This genomic interval from Eubacteriaceae bacterium ES3 contains the following:
- a CDS encoding EAL domain-containing protein; this encodes MIFLLNTRFQIAAILFFTIIVYDFFKNLKLPLLSNKVFSAMLFFTGLYLILDITGVYTRLNMDTVSPLLLRTIHQLFISTTIIILMLLYLYVQILANNHKKLSKKRLLFTFAPLILMITFVFFGPLDYHVDSTSTYTTGPVSIITYFSVVFYISLTVIRIVTAGNTIHHERKISLITGTMIWVIASIVQFFNRDILISSMAVALMTLFIYLSFENPKEHFDVETRTLNKRAFHLMLNDQYDAKKNILLVSVVIDDLLQIQSTIGHSNVNQLLEVIANKMQTIFSTYVFHSRSNVLSVILHQPQNLVEIRLLEMEAYLDQMFNVGQFSVLPRFHIDIINTEVVKESCDEVYELMNYMTAHHQAIRGKKVYLLDDEIIAQKQRYTTIDKLLHHAIEHDGFTVVYQPIFDVHKKGFRSAEALVRLTDNQTIGFISPEEFIVIAERKGLIMDLGRIVFEKVCTFASKNKLYEGEFDYIEVNLSGIQCVHPDLPRQLESIMKEHHIPPAFLNLEITETASVESGEMLDRNMVDLRNLGCSFSMDDFGTGYSNLSKMSEVVYDLVKIDKSLIWPCFTNDNNQKSLAILKNMINMLLELNVKIVAEGIETKEMCDFLEEQNITYLQGYYFSKPISEDAFLEFLKNHPLQEETAS
- a CDS encoding HAMP domain-containing sensor histidine kinase, yielding MNSIRVRLMLIFSVTFLLLLCLLLAVTKMFFYEYYISMNEKTMSTNVEGFRDRLMTEEQQKLLAELKQKTGASIFIYDSELNPIGPQTNPLLDRLGEDYLNDIEHIVMAGEEESYFNVTSDGHGSLMVFAERLPKDELIILTKRTGLADEAVKIFFRFVSITAVVIFLTGIVVTYFITRRLTRPIIKMESVTRKMAGQDFSEKLDVKGSDEINALMGSINRMAEHLSSSIASLNMANEKLAQELSKEQRLETMRRQFVSDVSHELKNPLAMIIAYTDGLNKEIPKTDEQRKDYYNIIFSEANRMNTLVKDLLDLSGYESGTFTIEKSNFIINDLIQESIERFSYITENKKIKVDFEPLINIEVFADRIRLHQVIINLLNNAFKYVDDGGIIQIEISKFDDKMKLLVANSGKLLPDSAFDKVWNSFYQVNTENKGNGLGLAIVRSIVQLHGGRCQAYTSNMMNCFEIIF
- a CDS encoding response regulator transcription factor, which codes for MPKVLVIDDEPNIRRIIRDFLEHEGFSVLEGESGEAGIQEALENRDLDLILLDIRMPGMDGFEVLEALRDFIEVPIVFLTALSDDYHEIKGLNLGADDYISKPFNYNVLMARIKSILRKNSNKDLPVELGPVTIERSSRTVWVSKEICELTMKEYELLNYLFDNRGISLDRLRLLDRIWGYDYDGDPRTIDTHIKTLRAKLGEAGKLIKTVRGVGYRLDENE
- a CDS encoding DUF1566 domain-containing protein — protein: MKRNGSRISVLMMAFILLLSLLTFNDILGITVVEGGTQTQIKQAAPKLDLPVKSQQVETLKSAIDQLVEQGKMTEAQMLKFLSYIKEQPGKEPIRMAVEEGVITKKQARALAELLGVGPEENEENLPDEENTDDVNTASSYPIVDTGQTEFYNNSAKTITQETGDLFYGQDANYSGFQASYTDNGDGTITDNVTGLMWEQGFSLCNFDEVQSYANACTTGGYDDWRIPTIKELYSLIDFSGNQGTGEQSAKTTPEDAVPFIDTGYFEFEYPDDGVKRYIDAQYISATEYVSTTMNGTATFFGVNFADGRIKGYPQEPGNRGSSGQYYIRLVRGDTDYGINLFVDNGDGTVTDEATELMWSQVDSGDDGFDMSAFTNDNGSLNWQEALEFAENAEYAGYDDWRLPNAKELQSILDYARSPDTTNSAAIDPVFECSQIFNEASQVDYPFFWTSTSFNPGKDAAILCFGRALGYFSIQGNDAEFMDVHGAGCQRTDPKIGSASYGNGPQGDVRRVYNYVRLVRDAN
- a CDS encoding tyramine oxidase subunit B is translated as MNTQLDFIYLSEADMLKAKVDDVVRCTDCMEEMLKILDNGDYRMGGDNGNSHGCMITFPDEPEFPNMPRNTPDRRFMAMPAYVGGKYDVAGMKWYGSNTDNRNKELPRSILMAMLNDKDTGAPLALMSANLLSSYRTAGVPGVGVKNLAVENAKVLGIVGPGVINRTAIETFAALRPSLDTLKIKGRGQASIDRCIEFVQEKCPQFTTIIVCDTLEECVRDSDIISFATSTSMGVGVSAYPHVETEWIKPGALFCLPGAADFDDDFLLSGKAKLVVDNIELYEAWAEEYPYPTYDIVYILGSKFMDLAHEGRLDKSKIHDLGAILNGKVPGRESDEQIILYSVGGMPVEDVAWGKEIYDYAIANDIGTKLPLWDKPALF